The Helicoverpa armigera isolate CAAS_96S chromosome 7, ASM3070526v1, whole genome shotgun sequence genomic sequence AAGGATAGCCACGaggtttgaaataaattacttttagcaCATTCCTTTGAGCTCTCTCTAGTTTTAAAGGCGGGTCTAtgctagacgaaccgagcacgagcgaagCACAAGCGGAGCCGTTCTCGGCTTGTCAAGCGTTTACGTACAACGAACCTACAACGATCACTGTTAGAAAATCCCTTTGTATTCTTCAAGAACCGACAACAGGCGGAAAGCAGCCGAGCACGAACGAAATGCTCGCAGTGCGCGACGAATTGTGTTCGGCTCGTGCTCCGatcgtgctcggttcgtctagcgtagaccCGCCTTAATAGTATACCCGCCCAGCTGAGTTTTATGAGCCCATCTGAATTATGAATAACATCTTATTTGTCCAATGGGGAAATAATGAAATCTTGGTTCTTTGAACTGACCGAAAAAATATCATGTTCAATGTTCATCGATTACAAACCTATGCTTgatcatttatcgaggaaggcctttttttatctaaatcgataaaaataatagttccTACAGACCGGGAGTAAGCCTAGAGGGAAACTAGTAGTCAAATGAAAAAGATCTTCGTgtttaattagtttattagaTATCCCTTACGAAAACTTCTTTAGGGAATTGCTGTGCCACTTCTCTGTAGTTGTTAATTATGACTGTGAAGGCGTCTTCTATAATACGGCACAACGTCTTCTTGCGTAGAGCCACTTTGTTAGCCTCGTATTCAGCTTTCAAAGCCTGTGCATCGGGGTctgttcaaacaaacacaattaattaatattaacagaGAAAAAGTCTCGCGTAATGTTTCGGAAAACTCTATAAACTGTGGGACCGgctgtttttactttttattacactACCCGAAACGATTGCATAAgatgggtattgggttgcccgggtagctggtctgagcaggtcagataggcagtcactccttgcaaaacgctggtactcagctgcatccggttatccctactggaagccaaccccaacgcAGTTATGTTTACTTTTGCTACTTACCACTGTCCAAAGCCTTTTGTAAATCATCTCCGAGAACCACGTTCGGTTCTTCAACGATTTCACAAACATGCACCTCTGGAGCGAGAAGGAAGAATTCTTTACCATCTTTCTTGGTAAAACTGTAGCCATAATCTGAACGGCCCAAAGCAGCTGtagaataaaaagtaagtattattattactcTTATGGTGTGTGTCCAGAGGGAGCTAAATCTTGCGCTAATGAAGATTACAACAGTCTTTTTCTTGTTGTTTGAAATATATCAAGAAACATATTGTTAGCTAGTGAGTTTTGTCGAACTATTTATTTCAGTCTGAGGTActtagttatttatcttattctCCTGTGAAATAGTTATTGGATTTGGTCAATGCATTTTttctaataagtacctaatcatCGTTACCTTCAACTTTACTCATTCAAATGCTCTTCGTTTAATACTTTAGGGACGaaacaatcattaaaatattatttgttctcttatttatttacatcttcAGGCTTACCTCTATTCTAGCTTTAGAAAATAGAAGGAAGGTATGAAAAAGTTTGTTGAACTTACTTGTTGAAGCTGAATAAGCACCATTAAAAGCTTTGTTCTGCTTGGTAagttcgattttgacattatctgTTACGATATTCAAAACAGCTTTCGATTTTAAACCAATCAATTTCTTGTCCGTGTCCAATCTgcaaataaattatgcaaaaagGTTATCAAAATTGATAAAGAGGCAGAAACGGGTAATTAGTGCTATCAATAAGTCAATTTACTGcatctttattttttgtttttgtttgataaagCGTGTATAGGGTGATTTGTgggtataataaaatgataatactGTATGCCGTAAtttggataaatatttatttttagcggGGCTCATGGACTTTGacttatttataaagattaTCGGAATTTAGATTTTTCCATTGCCTATAGGCACTGTGTATGTTCATTCATACTAGTGATGTAACAATGTCAACTGTCTTTAAGCATTCACGATTGCGaatattacgttttttttaCCAGCCAAGTTCAATTCCAACTAGGTGATTTGGACCATTAAAAAATTGtacgtataaatattatttaccaagtttttttttcaagaagtttttattagaagttttatttactttaaaaaggtaactaatatttttcaaaaaaatgaagcaaaataaaaaccgtGATGTAAAAACCAATCTAAAAACGTTCAGAATGTGGTGtctaaaggtgtctacacaccaaagccgctgatgccggcggcacagcccggcggcccaacccgccggccgtattttgtacaatcatgccgccggctttcatagagtatttgacaataactagaacaccacatgccgcggctgtcgtgccgccgggctgtgccgccgggtcagcggctttggtgtgtagaccccttaaaGGATACAGCTATGTTTATTTCGCTCCTGACTTCTATACCACTGCATCTACCAGGTTATGTTgctttttgtgtttaaaaaaatagcttttttttgtaacttttctgTGATAAACTTAACTATCGTCCAGTTAAGCCCAAACAAGGAGTTTCCTCAACTTTCTTTCGTTTCAATCATGAGCTCAACTTTTGAAATAATGAACACTGTTGTATAGTGGTGTCAGACGTACGTCTAAGTAGATACCTATCAAGTTTTTAAAGTATGCATACCTCGATTTTTCAGGGTCTATTGTCATGGTCATGGTTCGATCTTTGATCTGATGATATAAATGGGACTATTTGGGATTCAGAACATTCACAAGAGCGAATGCAAATGTTCGAAAACCGTGCGAATATTCGCAAAGGCGGATTCTAAAATTCGTTACATCACTTATTCATACTCAACTTGTTTTAGAACTGTTAGTTCGTTTCAGGTCGATTTTAAAGATGGATCATTATGGTGGTTaccataaaaataccaaaaatgtttcctatttatcATACCTATGTACTAGTATATATAGATTACTCATGAAAACTAAAGCAGTAAGGTAAGATAATTTTTTGAGGAAGGTTTCgagcatgaatgtggatggatagaGAGGAAAAAGGCGACTAAAGAAACCACGAATAGAAATTGTGTGAAAGTCGTTATGGGTACATAGAGAGAGATGATgtcaaaaaagaagaaaaaggtATGGAAAATGATAAATCGGGACAAGGACAGGATGATCAGTTTTTGTCAATGTGGTTTCTAATATGACCCCAGTTATTTCTACCAATTTCAACTCATCATTACTACAGATTCTAAAAAACGCTGGTACTTACTTGAAATCTTGTACCTGTAGGTTCTTCAGTCcagttatatttatgtttttgaattCAAAGACCAGTCCCAAGCCTTCgtccaccacgacttttaactCAGGAATGATCAAAGGGTCGGTAGGCTTCATGTTGTAGTCCGGCAAACCATTGAAGGTATTTGCCATAAAACTTTCGGTGGACTTGCACATGCATTTCATGTCATTTTTACTGCATGCAGTGAAGATAGCTTCTGCAAATGAACAATTAGGGCAtatgtttacataatatttagacTGAAATTAAGCACTTCTCAGTGTTTacgctgttttgttttaaaagaaattcaGTCTACAGTAGactaaaaattaagaaaaatactaAGTATTTTTGCAGAAATACACTCTATGGGAATTCAAAAAAGATAAATCGAGATCGTAATAACGATACAAGAAAAACCATGACAGCTGATAAGTATAGGGACAAATAAATTCTCATTAAGTAAAGCAGGGATATTAATCATTATTTGGATATACAGGAAGAGACTTACCTTCTGAAAGTACACAACCCGCAAACGCAAGCAATATCAAGCTCCTATAAACTGCCATGTTGTGGTCTTAATGATTAATTAAGATTAGCAGAGACCACTTATATTTATACTTTCCTTTGTTTACAGAAACTGATATAAAAGCTAAAGTGACTAAAGCTTTTGATAGCAGAGGTCAGAGTTATCGAGAAGCATTGGATGTAATGTAATTATAACATACCTAATGAGATAATTAGCTACATTGAACTTCGAATTTTGATTtcttcaaattgtttttaaGAAGGCGATTACGGTGATAATTTGTAGCTAGCAAAATAGTAGATAACTGAGACATAcaggtgtcgcgagatgactcccggcctccgtaggcgtgggtctgtgggcggtaaGTTCGGgcggctcatcgctcatgtctagaTAGACAACacacccgtgtcggcggcgcgcgatGTTCCACGCGCTcttcaaagagatgtcagcatcCCCAGCGGGGctcagtagggccaaggcctgccggagctgcgggattgttcgaaagagttaccgcgggcctggtacataaaatgcctacgacgaaacacgacggtttttagtcagtaagagtgtgacactccctcaccgctgctaacccacagcgggacgggtcatttgataattcttgacgttgttaaaaaaaaaggttaatcAAAGAAGAATTTTCTTCAGGCATTCTTTTGATTAATTGTTGGATGTTTATACAAAACATTCTTAGCATATCTGAGGAATCTTATCAAGGCAAAATCAGTTTTAACAAAGGTTGTCCGTGACACATTGCCGTTTGCACCGTTTTCCGGtgaaaaaagcttttttatgaGTTAACTTGTGTTATCCGAAGTATGCAAATATGCTGTGATATCATGacgttaattaaattaaataaaatcgtCGGAGTCACGCTCGATGGGTTCCGTACCAACCTACTGAAAAAacccaaaataaaatacgttgaTTTAATGAATGTGGAATATCACTAGAGGGGAAATTATATTTCGCTCCTTGTAttatgtacttaatattttttttagttaggcACAGCAGCAACAAAACTATAGGTATgatctgtaaaaaaaatgttttgtaatagTAGGTAATATGGTCCAACCGCTTTACACgtggccctggcacataaacgGCTTAAGAAGGAGCATGGTggatttagtcagtaagtaAGAGTCTGCTGTCTGTCtgatgcccgttttcaccaacaatctcttaatctaagtgccacttagaataagggctctcccaattttgacataaataactatgtataagggATACCttaactttggtgaaaacgaaattcttattaagtaagtgttccgtaaatgctcttaggggatcccttatTTAGGtgtttgttggtgaaaatgggcatgagagtccattttcaccaacaaatacctaaatttagggatcccctaagagcatttagggtacACTTAGTACggatttcgttttcaccaaaaaGTGTGCCTGTTTGCCTTATAACTTTAATTATTGTGGTAGCCCTTATTCTAACTGACACTTAGAGAAATGTTAAGAGATTGTTGATGAAAACGGGCatgacactctctcacgctgcacccacagcgggaggcgtcatttgatgatttcccacagaAAAAGTTTATGTACCTGCGGAACCCTATAACGATAACGGTAGATATTATTTGGaggaaaaaaaaagcaaaaaaactgcATGTTATGATTCTGATAAAAACATGAGGAGCCATCGTGAATGTATTCACGAGTATCgtataaagtcgtggtggcctagtgggtaaagaaccaacctctaaTGTATGAGTGCGCGggctcgattccaggtcaggcaagtaccaatgcaacttttttaagtttgtatgtactttctagtaagtatatcttagataccaaagactgtgtttcggatggcacgttaaactgtagatcccggctgtcattgaacatccttggcagtcggaTTTTTGATCGGCTCATAAATCATTacgaaaattaataataataggcacataacaacgatcagttTTTAGATCAGGCCGGTATCAGACAggctaaaaactttcattattaaaaaaaaaacctgactATCGGGCCAACTGTGGGCCGACTGTTAAGTCAGAAGGTATCAGTTGAATGTGtgggcgggtgaaaccgcggaaaactgTAGAAGATTCAAAGCTATAATGGTATCCTGACTAGACTGTATTCccacaaacattaaataaattgtgccAATAAGCGGATAAGGCAATAAATTGCATGAATTTATGATGCGTAAATGTGGAATGTCATTTTTTTAATCGCTTGTTATTTGTATGCCCATTCgacctcaaaatatttattgagaaGTCTACCTACATATCTACAGAGTGATGCGAAGTTTACGTTCCATAATGAGTATTATATCATTTAAAAGATTAATGTTTAGGAGTGAGCTGGCATGTGAATTTAATGGaagttaattttgtaaacaaaccaCGATGGGAAAAAACgttgttctaaaaatattttttccacaaaatcttaaagtaggtacccatttttttacttcatagcgtattttaatttgtgttttaaggaaataaataaggaCCAACATACGGTTTAACAGTAGTATAGTTTTGTAGTGATATAATGGCGTCCactgccgatttcggccacggcggctgttctcatattaggagatcaaccagctgcgcaggacatattatagtgcacgaacgtttgcgcaaacacagatgcactcactattcctttaccctcatagcccgatgggacggcaatcagacacgaccggagagagatcaggcgcaggaccgacagttacttgctctccgatgcacgggtgaatcaatcaccaacttccagactacggactgctttgtgaaagcttaagaaaacccacaaagcaatttcggcccgacccgggaccTCGGGCACAGCAGCcccgcttgcgaccactagaccaacgaggcagtgtAGTGATATAAACACCAAACGAACACGCACCCTGTATTTCAGTAATAATACGTAAGAATGACATGACATTATTTTTGCGTAATCCTCTTATCAgttttaatttcatgaaaacaacAGTATGTATCCGTTTTCTGTAGTCTTTACTTGTACAAAAGAACCCGAAAGGCGGTGAAATGTTCCCTCGTAAAGACTCAATTAAtcttataaaaacattacatttttaagTACAAGATCCTATGATATATAGGGTAGGTACCCAAAAGATGGTATTTTATATACGCATATACTACATTTTCACCTAATACGAACTAACCAAAATATGTATAACCAAATGACTAGTATTTACTTAAATAGGTATTACAAATTAAGAtgaagaagaatattttttggtattttatacatagacaGTTCGATAGCCACAAATAAGCTTACGTACCAAAAAACAGCGACTTTACAGAAATGGTTAACAGTGCTAATGTGTTCTTATGTGGTCAAACAAAATGACGTATGACGATAGTCATTTCAAGAAAGGTCTTTTTTATCGGACCGACAAGCTCTTAACCCTACACCTagttataataatgtattagtGGTACAATTTAGGATCGTTACTCTAGTAACCACATCACAGTGACCGCATCAATCAAAGCAAAGCCATTACGTGTTGCTAATGTAGAAAAACAATAGACGATCGCCAGCCATCCGCAGCAATGCTATGACGTGATATTGTTATTAGGAAAAGTgattatccaaactaatataagAAAGAGGATACATTTTTTTgccttttaaagaaaatattttgctgttggaaagctacagtcttcccaagtaacataggctatattttatcccggtgcggacaGTATTTCCCAcaagacgcgggtgaagccgcagACAAAACTACTAGTAGGTAGTAAAAAGAAGCGATAAACAATTTGTGTGATCATTTTTACATATTGCATCGTTTAATAGTGATTGAAGATGTGAATAAGAAAGCAAGGAATGATGGTGTAATGGCTGACAGAGAGGAATAGAAGCGGAAAACTCAGGAAGAAGgagataaaacaatttaaacaaatatgttttaaacaCAATTGCCTATATATTTTCAACAGTGCACCTACCTAATAGATACCAATAGCAGTCTTAAATTCGTACCTAGGATGGATGACAATACACAATTCATGTTGTGAGACAGATTTTGGCCATGAATGCGGATGGGTTTAGTTTAGAGGATGGGAAAGATGACGATGAATGgaatgaaaatggaaaatgaaaactataaatatatttttggccaTATCGACTTTTAGGCCtcggcctcgaattttgcgggcagcggggcggcagcggagcggcgcgggcggtcaccgctTGACTGGAGtgcaccgctcgttgcccgcgcccgcgccgctcccgcgccgctgtattcgagggccggtccatttgattatacgcgtaagatcctgccgctcccgcgccgccgccgccgccgccgccccgctgcccgcaaaattcgaggccgaGGCCTAAAAGTCAATATggccaaaaatatattgatagtTGTCTTGGCGTGAGATAACGGTAAGTTGAAAACggtggaagaaaaaaaaatgtggcgctgaactttaataaaattgccCTTAAGGCAGGACGGTGATGATAGA encodes the following:
- the LOC110377487 gene encoding juvenile hormone-binding protein, which produces MAVYRSLILLAFAGCVLSEEAIFTACSKNDMKCMCKSTESFMANTFNGLPDYNMKPTDPLIIPELKVVVDEGLGLVFEFKNINITGLKNLQVQDFKLDTDKKLIGLKSKAVLNIVTDNVKIELTKQNKAFNGAYSASTTALGRSDYGYSFTKKDGKEFFLLAPEVHVCEIVEEPNVVLGDDLQKALDSDPDAQALKAEYEANKVALRKKTLCRIIEDAFTVIINNYREVAQQFPKEVFVRDI